TTGtcctgacttatttttctttagagtATTTCTCAATACTTGaccatatatatatctatatctatctatctatctatctatatatatatatatatatatactgtatttatCTCCCCCATTAGAATGTAGTAACAAAAGGACAAAAATTTTATCTACATTGTCTGCCACCGAGTCACCAGAGCTAGAGCTGGTAAAGAGAAGCTctacaaatattcattgaattaacaaacaaattaatcaacccatcatctatccCAAATCCAAGTGTATGCTCTTTCTTATTCTCCAGTcgcatttttcttctcttcaacGCCTGTCTGGTAATTGAGGAAGCATCCTTGCCTTTTTGCTGGCATCCCTAGGCCTCATTTCTCAAAGTTGCCTGAGAGAGATATGTACAAGTAATAGCTGTTCATTACAGGGCATCTCCAGGAAAGTGGGTAGAAAGGCTGGCCACAGAAGTAGAGCCCAACTTTTCCAGCTCTGACTGCCTCCAGGAATAGTCACCTAACTGCCTTTTTctgcttctcattttattttattttattttatttatttttgaggcaaagtcttgcttcatcacccaggctggagtgcaatggaacaatctcagctcactgcaacctcgaggctcaagtgatccttctgcctcagtctcctacgtagctgggaccacagatgcatgtcaccacacccagcaattttttttttttttttaacagacagagtctcactatgttgcccaggccggtctttaACTCTTGtggtcaagagatcctcctgacTCAACCTCTTAAACTATtggaattatgggcatgagccacaacacatggcccctttctctgcttcttcatctgctgttctttaaattttatttattcatggtGGCCACATGCCCCATCCTAGATGAGGAATCATGGCATCCTCACTCCTCTTGGCCATATGTGAATCCTCAAAGTCCTCGATCCCTTATCCATTATTCTAAAATCTAAAAGcctctaaaaatgaaatttttctgtCCTAAATTTGAGGTTCATTTGGCAGAAAAACTTGGCATGGCCTAGTGTGAGGCTGTTTATGGTCTTTATTTATCCTGCATTAATATTCATACATTTTGCAGCAGACTATTTTGCAGACTATTTAGACTGCAGAGTGCTGCCCCCAACCTCCTTAGTGGTATAACATAATACAGAGAATTTGCTCCTTCCATAATCTGGAACATTCTGAGTTCTGAAACACACCTGGGCCCCAGGTCTTGGATAAGGAATTGTGAAGCCCAGCTCTCTTTTTCAGCCATAGCTGACAGAAAGGGAGGTTGTGTGACCTAGAATCAAACAGTGAAATGTAAGGGGAAGTCTTCTTGAGCTTCTAGGGAAAGATCCTGCTctcaaaatgaaaaggtaaagCCCCCAAAGAAAGTGGCCTTGCCCCACTCCTTCTTTCCTGCTCAGGGTCTGGGCTGAGGATGTGGCACCTTCTACCTTGTGGCTATGAAGAGACAAGATCGAAAGATTAGCTGAGAATGGTGGGGGAAAAAGGAGAACTTTACGAGCCCCTGGAAGAACTCTGGAATCATAAACCACGCTTCTAGTTAAGCAAATACTGAACttccttattttaaataattaggaTTAATTAGTCTTTCTGTGACTTTCCTATGAATGAGATTAGCCAGGGACAATAAAATGGTGTCTGAACAGGTGACGAGTAGGGCCCTCCCTCAGCCAACAGGGATAAGACAGAGCTTACACTTGGGTTTGGGATAGATGATGGGTGGATTAATTTGTTTGTTAACTGCAAAGTAACCTCTTCCTGATGAAGGATCAAACAAGAAGCCTGTAATACCGGCAGGCGACAGAAGGCCCAGGTGCTAGCCTTATCGGGTTgccaagaagaaaggagaaggagaacaaACAGGCAGGAGGCCTCCCTCAGCAGCGATCCAGAGCAAAGGCAGCTATTGCTTCTCATGAACACTCCAAAGTTTATCACAGTCACCTGTCACCCTAGCTGGCACAGGTCTTTGAAAATGTGTTGGGAGTgtgtttacgtgtgtgtgtgcttgcataTTAAAGATGCCCAGGTTAATACCAGGCATATTAAAACACCCTTGCCTGGCTAGTCCTTGCAGACCTTCTCTGAAAGTTTTGGTGAGTAAGTCTGTTCTTCAGCAACCCTACCTGCTTCTCCAAAGCGCCTAAAGAGATCCAGTACTGATGGTGCTGTTCTTCCATCTTTACTCCCTGGAAACTAACCACGTTGTCTTCTTTCCTTTACCACCACCCAGGAGCTCAGAGATCTAAGCTGCCTTCCATCTTTTCTCCCAGCCCCAGGACACTGACTCTGTACAGGATGGGGCCTTCCTCTTGCCACCTTCTCATCCTCATCCCCCTTCTCCAGCTGATCATCCCAGGGAGTACTCAGTGTTCCTTAGACTCCGTTATGGATAAGAAGATCAAGGATATTCTCAACCGTCTAGGTAACTGACTGGCGTAGGAGGAAGCGGGGGGCTGACCCTTGCTCATTTCTCCTGTTCTTAAACTCCAGCTTCGTCTCTATCCTGTCCCAAGATCCCAACCAAGCCCAACCCCTGATGAGGGCTTTCTACAGTATCCTAACCCTGTTTGAACTCTTGGCTAAAAGCTGAGGTTTTCCTGATGAGGAGGAAGACGTGGAGAATGGTAGCTGTAATTTATGAACACTCATTATGAACCAGGTATAATCCGAGCTTTATGTAGATTAGttcatttaattcccacaacCATTTTATGAGGTAAGGACAACTATTACTTCCcctttaaaaatgaggaaactaaacCTTAAAAGTTGATGAGTAGCCTGATTCTGGACACAGTGTCACCTCCGAGGTAGAAGATGATTTGGAAGGGGATTATAGGGAGGATAGCTCATGGGCTATATACCCCTTCTTCTTTCCTACTCAGAGTACAGTCCCTCTCCCGTAAGCAAGAAGCTCTTGTGTACTAGTGTCAAGAGCCAAGGCAGGCTGGCCTCTTGCCCTGCTGGTGAGTAACTCCTTGAGGGTAAGTAAGATGCCCCGTGTCCTCCCCTGTCCCTCCCTGCACCTACACCATCCCCCACCTCAGGTCTGTATCACCCTGGCACCCTGCTAGAGACCCCTTACCCATTCTTGTTTCCCTGAAGGATGCTACTGGGGGATCGTGGGCTTCTGCCTCTTCCTTTCACCCTTTCACTTCATGCCCCTGTTTCTCAGCCCTTCCTCTCCTCCATTGTCCCATAATGATCACATCCTTCATTTGTCTTTCCAATCTATTCCCCTGTTTTGATGGGTAGGGGCCAACAGAGAGGTGAATTTATCACAAATCGAAGAAAATTGAAACTCCCAAGTTCCAAGTCTCTCACTTGCATAAGTCTCTTTCATGGccccaaatatttgtttttgtgatatctgtatttcttttcttgaaatgAGCTCTTAAAGTTGAATGAACTTGAGGTCCCACGAAACCTAGCTCTACCCCTGACTGCACAGTGTTGAAAGATGGTTGTGGGTTGCCCTTCCTCCTCTTACATTCCAAGAGCTCTGATGGCTGTGCTTCATGTGCCCATGCAGGGATGAGTGTCACTGGCTGTGCTTGTGGCTATGGCTGTGGTTCGTGGGATGTTCAGGGGGGAACCACCTGCCACTGCCAGTGCAGTGTGATGGACTGGACCACTGCCCGCTGCTGCTACCTGGCCTGAGAGGGAGGAGGCTGAGAACTCAGTTTTGTGACCGTGACAGTAATGAAACCAGGGTCTCAACCAGGAAATCTAACTCAAACATACCCCTTCATTTGTTCCAGTCCTGATTGTTGGGTAATAAAGACAAATTTTATACCTCTCTGTGTTTATGTTATCACTGTTATGGTCCCCAGCTTGGGACTCCCCTGGCCAGAAAATGCTGTCAGTGTCCCAGTGGTGACATCTCAGTTTGGGAAGTGGGATGGGAAGTTAGGAAAGATAAGGGGAGAATGGGAAAAGCAAACAGACACTCCAAACCCCCACTTCCctcattttttaacaaaaagatgGCTGTGCCAGGCATATTGCTTGGTATGgggtaaagagaaataaaataacacacCCCTACAGAGCTCACCAACTAGAAAAACAGGCTCTGCGCTATGTGTGAGAAGACTTTTCAAGGGATGGGCAAGCAGGGGTAGCTTCAAGGGAATCTAGTTCTAGATTTTCAGTATGTGTATGTACTCTTGACTAAATTCAAGTGCCTGAGATATGCTTTGATCAAGGTGACTTCTTTCACACCATTGCCTTTCTACCacataacaaaagaaaaccacagcCCTCACCTGTCACTGAATCTTATTATCTTGGAATATAAAAATCTGCAGAATGCCAAACAAGAAATGATTAAAAAGATGGGCATCCATGGTGAGTGTATGAATGATCCAGTGATGGGGTAACAAGTCCTTTCACAGCTTGGGAGGCTTCCATGGTTTGGTCTTTATAGGGTTGGAGGAGGATATAATCCAGTTGTCAATTGATGAATTaccaaaaataatttgtaatagtAAGGTGGTGTGTGAGATTGTTGACAAATCATTCAGAAGGAATTTGGACAAATTGAATGGCATTactacaataaatactttttctttctatctaCTTAATTCTAAGTAGTGGATATGTCAAAACTGACAACTATGAAAAGAAATACTAagaatggctgggtgtggtggcttatgcctgtaatcccagcactttgggaggctaaggcaggtggatcacttgaggtcaggagttcgagaccagtctggccaacctggtgaaaccccgtctccattaaaaatacaaaaaaattagccaggcatggtggctcgtgcctgtagtcccagctactcaggagcctgaggcagaaaaattgcttgaacctgtgaggcagaggttgcagtgagctgtgatcatgccactgcactccagcctccagcctgggcaacagagcaagactccatctcaaaaaaaaaaaaaaaaaaaaaagaaatataggaaTATAATGGTTCTAGACTTTATCTCACTCTAGCCAAACAAAGTTATTTGTCCATGAGTATATAAACTACTTGGGTGGGAGGAGAAGCTCTATCTTTCTCATGttacaaaatataattatgaaatattgtTTGGGTTTATTAATTACTTATAAAAATTTGTTATAACTGTTCTGTCCAAATATATActgttaattattataataatagctATACTCCTATTTATAGCAACTGCAGTGAGTCTTTTAGAATACAAAACAGATAATGCCACTTTCCTGTTCAACTCTAGTGATTTCcattacatgaaaaaataaaatctcaaggtCAACTAAATCCTGCATCCCCTGGTCACTGGCGATATCTCTAACTTCATTTCTGACCCTTGCTCACCCTGGCATATCTGCATTCTCGGTATTGTCTGTCacagccaccctcccaccttaaGGCCTTCCTATGTCTTGTCTCCCCGACAGTTACACAGTTCTCACACACAAGGTCAGTgttcaattatttttcagaaaacctTTGCCATCACCTCTACCTCTTgccctgttttttaaattttttttttcatgatgctTCTCAGTGTTGACTTCATAGtctatttacaaatatattcacTATCTCTTGCACTGGAACATGTAATCCACGAAAGAGAAAACTTTAGCTAACTTGCACACCACTGACTCCCCAGtgcatagcacagtgcctggcccatggaGGAGTTCCAATGAACAATGTGCCTACTACTGGGTCCAGCTCTGAGTCTGAGTCAGCTCCTTCTTTTGCTTTCTATTCCTCTTCCTTTACCTCAATCCTGGTCGTTGAGgaacaaatgttattttaaacGGAGATCCCTGGGTTTCATTCTCAAGGTGTCAGTAGGAGGAATAGCTGTTCATCAGAGGGCACTCCGAGAAAGAAAAGCCAGAGAGTGAAGATGGAGGTCAGAGAGGTTAACAATAGCAGAAGCAAAAGTAGATTTTGTAGCTTCGTCCGATATAATTAGCTGCCCACTTGGTGGCCCATTTCCCCTTTCTCAGTGTTAACAGAATCTTAATGTCATTCAGGGTATTGATGTGTCTGGTCCTGAAGGATAAAATATTAGTTAAACCAATAATAGAACTTTTACTTCTCTTGGccaaatctttctttttccagCCACCTTTGCGTGGAGGGGGTTGCATGGGGTGGCCGGTGACCCAAATCGGACCAAGAAGACATGGGAGAGTTCTGCGTGGGCCTCCCGAGAAAGAATTCATTTCTTGAATTAAAAACAGAGACCCAAAATCGTCCATGCCCCTTCTTGCTTGGGCTGTTGGTGTGAGGATGTGATGTCTGGAGCTGTGGCAGCTATCTTGTGTCCATGGAGTTAGTTCAATCACCCTGTGACTTTTGAGCCAAAACTGTAAGCATGGTgaagcagaaagaggaaaaagaacctGGGGCTGTAACCACATTATTCTACCACTGAACAAACTCTGAAATAACTGaaactatttttcttcttaactaaataaaaagtattcttattcactcatttaacaaacatttattaaattctgTATACAAAGGCACTGGGCTGCAGTGGTTGCCAAAATAGGAAAAGATCACTGCCTTCATGGAGCCTCCATTCTAATTCTATGTCTTCCCCAGCTGGAATTTTTTGTTACTGGTCTATGGAGAGAATTAGTCAAGGGCAATGTCATGTTATCTGAATAGATGACAATAAGGGCCCTTAGATCATACTCTCTGCACCTTTTCCCAGTGAAGGAATGAACAAAAGGCCTACAATGAGGTATATCATCCAATTTGGCGATTTCTGGCAAAGTAGCCGCCGAGCTTGTGGGGctgccaagaaaaaaagagaggagaaagaaaagcaggaagaattcCTTAGGCAGAGAACCAGAGCGACAGCAACTGGGACCTCTCAGGACACACACTGGAGATTGTCCCAGGCTCATTCTAAAAGTTTGACCCTCCCAGACTACCTTAGTTCCTAGGTATTGCCAGAGTGTGTGTTGGTGGAGGGGGGAGAATGCCACACCAGACACACTGCCAGATGGGAAAAGTCCCTGTCCTCCCATCCTTATCAGCTCCTTCCTCAGTCTGGCAGGTGAACCTGAGCAAGGCTACCTTCCTGACATCTCTGCTTCGTAGGAGTGCTGGAAGGGGACCCAGGCCTCCCAAGCATGACAGCTGCCTCTTCCCTGCTCCCTACAGTACCTGTTCCTACCTTCCCTGctgctttccctcccctcccctatgAACCCAGGAGCTGCTTTTcatcttctcttcatttttaccTTCAGCTCAGGATGCTGCCTTTTTACAAAACACAGACCTCTTTCTACCTCCTTCTTCTCATCCTCCTTCTCCAACTATGCCTGCAGGGGATGCCTAGTGCTCCTTACGGTTAGTTGTGAGCAAAAATATTAGAGTTGCTCTCAGCAAACTGGGTAATTGATATGGGGATGAGGGTGGAAGTTATATCCCTGACTCTCAATCCTGTTATTAGACCACAAGCCATTTCCTAACCCATCCCCAGATTCCAATCTCTAACTGGAAGATGTGTCCTCCACTCACTGCCCTCTGTATGCTTTTTGGGACTCTTAGAATCAATGGCAATGGCATTGGTAAGGACTATGCCTAGCATTcttgaacatttactatgtgttAGGTACCTTTAGATATTCTATTATTACGTTATTAACTCCTTACTACAATCCTGTGAGATAAGCActgttatattttgcatttcacggaagaggaaacagaggcttagaaAAGTTATGCAATTTGCTTAACAGCACTCAACTATTGATGTGACTTGATTCTGGGACACAGTGGCTTATTTGCATGAGCAGATATGGGATTGGCCAGTGAAAGCCCCTGTGCTTGCTCTTTATGTCTTCCCACAGAATGCAATCCCTCAGGCCGACCAAAACATCTCTCCTGAACCAACATCACTAATGAAAGCAACCTGCCCTCCTGCCCCTCAGGTAAGTCACTGTGTGAAGTTAAAGGGGCTTGCTTCCCCCATGCTCATTCCCACGTGCTGAGCTTAGGCTGCCAGCCCATCACTGTACAGCAGGctggccccagccccaggacTGTACTGTTGCTGGATTGAGTCACAACCCCAATGCCCATAATTTCCCTGTCCATCTTTTCATCCCAAGGGGCTACTTAGGGATCTGAGGTTtattctcactctctctttcttcctaaaTCTCCCACATCCCAAATGTTTTTGTTCCCCATTGTCTTCCATC
This sequence is a window from Macaca fascicularis isolate 582-1 chromosome 2, T2T-MFA8v1.1. Protein-coding genes within it:
- the RETNLB gene encoding resistin-like beta, coding for MGPSSCHLLILIPLLQLIIPGSTQCSLDSVMDKKIKDILNRLEYSPSPVSKKLLCTSVKSQGRLASCPAGMSVTGCACGYGCGSWDVQGGTTCHCQCSVMDWTTARCCYLA